A genome region from Chthonomonas sp. includes the following:
- a CDS encoding S24 family peptidase: protein MLSALIELYIVISENISTDQLFSRNNGEMGSKRFDLVRWRKQEYRRSQAELASELGISYGMYKNYEYRPDQPIPEDILLKLVEKGYRPEGQEVERGRVRKVAPAKVGLLKLVEPLSAGMGTATAGERTSSPATIPVPPEFAMEEFSGCVIEGDSMMPLIHEGDTCVFMDSTKPRNRMPFAVYLDGDTSAVLKEMVYENGRWILRSWNSAYPDREIQEAVLRGYLIGVISKSGDLKIGPEYDGLTRAMFEEKLRGRLL from the coding sequence TTGCTGAGCGCATTGATAGAATTATACATCGTGATATCAGAAAATATCTCAACTGATCAATTATTTTCCCGGAACAATGGTGAAATGGGGTCCAAACGCTTCGACCTGGTCCGTTGGCGAAAACAGGAATATCGACGGTCTCAAGCTGAACTGGCTTCTGAGCTGGGGATTTCGTATGGCATGTACAAAAACTATGAGTACCGGCCCGACCAACCAATTCCTGAGGACATCCTACTGAAGCTCGTGGAGAAGGGCTATCGACCCGAGGGCCAGGAAGTGGAACGCGGCCGAGTACGCAAAGTCGCGCCCGCGAAAGTGGGCTTGTTAAAACTGGTCGAGCCATTGAGCGCAGGTATGGGAACCGCAACCGCCGGGGAGCGCACATCGTCCCCCGCCACCATCCCGGTCCCTCCTGAGTTCGCCATGGAAGAGTTCAGCGGCTGTGTGATCGAGGGCGACAGCATGATGCCCTTGATTCACGAGGGGGATACATGCGTGTTCATGGATAGCACAAAGCCGCGCAACCGCATGCCATTCGCTGTCTACCTCGACGGGGACACTTCGGCCGTCCTCAAGGAAATGGTGTACGAAAATGGGCGATGGATCCTCCGCTCGTGGAACTCTGCCTACCCCGACCGCGAGATTCAAGAAGCGGTCTTGCGCGGATATCTCATTGGCGTCATCAGCAAGTCAGGAGACCTGAAAATCGGCCCCGAATACGATGGCCTTACCCGGGCCATGTTCGAAGAAAAGCTCCGGGGCCGACTACTTTAG
- a CDS encoding ERCC4 domain-containing protein → MSEQEFRKLEVGDIVLSPLDQKELPIIRVERKKAHMLGSALVTKRVHLQGGASFDARTCWKWKRKGAVE, encoded by the coding sequence ATGAGCGAGCAGGAGTTCCGCAAGTTGGAAGTGGGCGACATTGTCCTATCGCCGCTTGATCAAAAGGAGTTGCCGATCATTCGTGTGGAGCGCAAAAAGGCGCACATGCTGGGCTCGGCACTTGTGACGAAGCGGGTCCACCTTCAGGGCGGGGCGAGTTTTGATGCACGCACCTGTTGGAAGTGGAAGCGTAAGGGGGCTGTGGAATGA
- a CDS encoding YdaU family protein, translating into MNYVDFHINDWASATVGLSFAERGMYLTMIQVYYRDEMPLAARDIERTVGVRTPEERDCLDYLLRTFFDLQDGFWHNSRCDEEIAAYHGRSTKARDAANRRWNRKSLSGATSHMPETCLDDAQPSHESCPDDARTMQTHPPGIAQVMPEPCKDDTKPVLNRCLPSNHLTSTTTTSTGVGAGPPWWDEEQDPVIRQVASCLGGLPKRNAAGDDLSSTEEFVRRFVAKARQAATMLGDEADAGILAMLEEFGDANRGKKLEFNSKPWAVVLSRWLENESKRWNQPRESTRAPRNSRQKPKPQWQQDLEDVNRGLGVAG; encoded by the coding sequence ATGAACTACGTCGACTTTCACATCAACGATTGGGCCAGCGCGACGGTTGGGCTGTCGTTTGCCGAGCGCGGCATGTACCTCACCATGATCCAGGTCTATTACCGAGACGAGATGCCCCTCGCGGCACGGGACATTGAGCGAACGGTGGGGGTGCGAACTCCTGAAGAGCGTGACTGCCTAGACTACCTGCTTCGAACCTTCTTCGATCTTCAGGATGGCTTTTGGCACAACTCCCGTTGTGATGAGGAGATCGCGGCCTACCACGGCCGGTCCACGAAGGCCCGAGACGCGGCGAACCGTCGTTGGAATAGGAAGTCACTATCAGGCGCTACGTCGCACATGCCTGAGACGTGCTTAGATGATGCTCAACCGTCACATGAATCATGCCCCGACGATGCTAGGACAATGCAAACGCATCCGCCGGGCATTGCTCAAGTGATGCCGGAGCCATGCAAAGACGATACCAAGCCTGTGCTAAACCGATGCCTCCCATCTAACCATCTAACCAGTACTACAACAACATCAACAGGCGTGGGCGCGGGCCCGCCTTGGTGGGATGAGGAGCAGGACCCGGTGATTCGCCAGGTGGCGAGCTGCCTCGGCGGTTTGCCGAAGCGCAACGCGGCCGGGGATGATTTGAGTTCAACCGAGGAGTTTGTGCGGCGATTCGTGGCCAAAGCTCGACAGGCGGCGACGATGCTGGGCGATGAGGCAGACGCCGGAATCTTGGCGATGCTCGAGGAGTTCGGCGATGCAAACCGCGGCAAGAAATTGGAATTCAACTCGAAGCCGTGGGCGGTAGTGCTCAGCCGGTGGCTCGAGAACGAATCCAAGCGTTGGAATCAGCCTCGTGAATCTACCAGGGCGCCTAGAAATTCTCGGCAAAAGCCCAAACCGCAGTGGCAACAGGATCTGGAGGACGTGAATCGCGGTCTCGGGGTGGCCGGGTGA